A window of Heteronotia binoei isolate CCM8104 ecotype False Entrance Well chromosome 17, APGP_CSIRO_Hbin_v1, whole genome shotgun sequence genomic DNA:
aTATTTCTGCTATCTActcctaaataggtacacatatggcccagcccgtcatggcctggcctgacaaggtctcatttatgtcagatccggccctcagaacaaatgagtttgacatccctgatctattCCATgtctgatagccactgatggacctctgctccatatgcttatccaattcatTCTTGAAACCATCAATGctcatagctgccaccacctcctgtggcagtgaattccatgtgttaatcacctttgggtgaagaagtacttccttttatctgttctaacccgactgctcagcaatttcattgagtgcccttgAGCTtacattgtgagaaaggcagaaaagtacttctttctctacctcctctGTTCCATGCGTAATCTTGTTACTGTAGAGCGTTGTTACGGCAACGGCGCCAGattcctcccacccccaacttCATGCCTGGAGTTTGCTAATAAAAAGAGGTAATTTTTTGTGGTTGACCATTCAGTAAGGGGCTTTGTGTCTATACATGTCAGTTTCCTCAACAACATTCAGGGTCACAGAAGGAAGTACCTTCCCTGGATTGCCACTTGGAAACAAAAACAAGAAAGTTGACACTGCCAAAGAAGACACTTCCTCagaattcatttttaaaacatatttagaCCTGACCCCTGGCTGGAATTACTCTTTTACTACAAACCTGCTTTTATCAGTGGCACAGacagggcataagaacataagagaagccatgttggatcaggccaatggcccatctagtccaacactgtcacacagtggccaaaaacccaggtgccatcaggaggtccatcagtggggccaggacactagaagtcctcacacttttgcctctcccaagcaccaagaatacagagcatcacttgccccagacagagagttccaataataccctgtggctaatagccactgatggacctctgctccatatgtttagccaatcccctcttgaagctgtctatgcttggagccgccaccacctcctgtggcaatgaattccatgtattaatcctaaccctttgggtgaaggacttccttttatctgttctaacccgcctgctcagcaatttcattgagtgcccacacgttcttgtactgtgagaaaggaacaaaagtacttctttcattaccttctctatcccgtgcataatcttgcaaacctctatgtcaccccgcagttgatgtttctccaagataaagggTAGTTGTATCAAAGAGAGGCAGTGTTTATTAAATTCTCAGAGACATCTCTCTCCAGGTCAGGCAACCCtattcttcatttaaaaaaaaaacagtgctttTATTTCTCCACAATTAAATGGAAATAATATCACCCATTAGCTCGAGAACCCAGGGCCCAGCAGAGTGTGATTTGAGAGGAAAGGTTATCAGTAGGCACACCCAAAGCTAGAAAAAAAATGGTTTTATGGCTCCACCTAGGCCGAGATGAAACTGGAGAAACTCCTTAACTGAATataaccaaactttttatttacAATAAATGTGCAGTTGGGACGGTACCAAACTTCACAGTTCGCTCTATGGCACCACACCCTGCACGCAAAAAAAAGGCAATGTTCCCCAAAAAATCCTCTGTACGAGGCATGTGAGCAAGGGGGCTCGGCCCCAATGCAAACTGAACAGGTTCCATTTGGGCACCGTGGGACTGGGGCAAAAGTGCCAGGGGACTCAAGCTTGACTGGTACACAGAATGATGGAGACTGTGCTCTGTTTCCTGCCGCCGTGCAAGGATGAACTAAGAGACGCTCAGCCCCTATACGAAGGCATTAACCTGGATATTACCTTCCAGCGTAGCCTCGTAAATCTCTATCGTTCCGCCCAAAGGGAGCGGCTCGGAGCTCTCTATGATCGCGATCGTCTCCCCAAATTCAGTGCACATAATAGCGTAGGTTGGCTGGGCGCTTGCCGCAAAGGCTCCGGAGGACTGGAGCACGCCTTGATTGACCAACAGCTGCGTGTGGGTCTTGCGGTGACTGCGCAGGTTGGAAAGTGTCTTAAAGGTCTTGGGGCAcaaggggcaggggtgggggcgcTCGCCGGTGTGGATGCGGCGGTGCTCGGCCAGGTGCATAGACTGCACGAAGGCCTTGCCGCAGTCCGGGCAGAGGTAGGGGCGCTCCCCCGTGTGCAGCCGCCTGTGCTCCTGCAGGTGGGTGGCCTGCCGGAAAGCCTTGCCGCAGTCCGGGCAAGGGAAAGGGCGCTCGCCCGTGTGGATGCGCTGGTGCAGCTGCAGCCCGGAGGCCGCGACGAAGCTCTTGGCGCAGACGGGGCACTTGTGGGGCCGCAGGCCGGCGTGGCGCTGCTGGTGCCGGCTCAGCCCGCTGGCGGTGGTGAAGGCCTTCCCGCAAATCGGGCAGAGGTGAGGGCGCTGGCCTGAATGGGCCAGCTGGTGCATGGCCAGCTTTGCCAGAGAGCCCAAGTACTTGCCGCACGACAGGCAAGGGTAAGACTGTGCCGCTGCGTGCTCCCGGCGCCGGCCGCAGCGGTGCTCCTGCAATTTGGAAGTCAGCACAAAGAGAACGCCGCAGTCTGAGCAGCGCTGAGGCTCCTGCCCGGAATGGCTGAGCCGGTGCAGTTCCAGGAGGTGGCGGCGTGGGAAGCATTTGTCGCAGTCCGGGCAAGAAAAGGCCAAGCAGCCCGCGTGCGCTGCCCGGTGCAGAGCCGACTGGGGCCCCTCGCCGTTGGCGGCCGCGTGCAAGAGGCGGTGCTGGCGAAGGTTCGAGGACTGGGTGAAGCGCTTGTCGCAGACCTGGCATTGGTAGGGGCGCTCTCCAGTGTGTGTCACGTGGTGCCGGGCCAGGTTTGCCTGGGAGACGAAGGTCTTGCCGCACTCCGAGCACTGGAACGGCCTCTCCCCGGTGTGCGTCCTCAGGTGGTTCCGCACGTGCACCAGCTTTTTGAACTTTTTGCCGCAGGTGGGGCACTTGTGCTTGCGCTCCAGGACATGCACCACCCGCTTATGCCGCACCATCCGGATGTGGGTGGAAAAGGCCTTTCCGCACTGAGGGCACAGGAAGCCAGCGCTGGGCACCTCGGTGGCTGTCCCTGGGCTGGGAGCGGAGGACGAAGAGGAGCCGTTCATGGCGGACTCGCTGACAGTCGGAGCCTCAGGAGGCTGGCTGGGTACCTGGTCTCCTGTCCCGCGGGCGGGCGGGACCCCGCTCTTCCCAGCATGGGTGCGACGGTGGTAGAGAAACTTTGTCATGTTGCTAAAGGTTTTGCCACAGTGGCAgcggtgcagggggttggccgtGTGGCTCTTGCGGTGCACGATCAGGGTCATCTCGGTGGAGAAGCCGAGCCCGCAGTCCACGCAGAGGTAGAGCGCCTCCCCTTTGTGGATGCGCATGTGCTGCTCCAGGGACGCCGCCTTCTTGAAGATCTTGTTGCAGTTGGGGCACTCGTAGGTGCCGTCCACGTGGACCCGCTGGTGGGCTAACAGCCGCTTGGCCGTGGTGAAACCACGCTGGCACTCGCCACACAGGAACTCCTCGGTGCTGCTGAGGTGCTCTTGCTGGTGCCGCCGCAGCTCCTCCGCCGTACTGAAGGCTTGCTGGCATTCGCTGCAGGAGAAGGCCGGAGCAGGAGGAATGGCTGCTGGGGGCTCCTCGGGGCCTGGCGTTGCGGACGCGTGTGGACTGCCAGTCTCCTGGGTTGCGGCCTCGGGCGCCTCCCCGCTTTCTTTCTCAATCTCTGTGAAATGCTCACCTTGGTGCTCCAGCAGCTCCTCCGGTGTCGGGAAGAGGCAggcacactctgagcactcataGGGATGAATGGGTGGAGcgggttgggggggaggaggaggggaatccGGCGGGGAGGGCTGCGGAGCTGGTTGGTGGACAGGCGGGGAAGGCGCCATCTGGCGGGAGGACGGCACCGACAGCCGGGACTCCCCTGCGGCCTCTTGCTTCTGGTGTGTCTGCCTGTGCACCAGCCACAGGCTTGTGGAGGGAAACAGTTTGTTACACTCATTGCACTGGTAGCGGATCTGTCCCGCGGAAGGTGACGGAGGTGGGGGCTGGCTTGGCACCTCCCGGGGATGCACTTCCTGGTGGGCTAACAGTTCATCCGGTGAGAAGAGGACACACCCACATTCCAGGCACTGGTAACGGTTGCCCTGCTGAGGCCCAGCGTCCACCTCAGtggtggcggcagcagcggcAGTGGCATCAGCAGCAGGGGGCTCATAGGGCTCTGTTAGGTGGTCCTCCTGGTGGATCAGCACCTCTTCAAAAGTGTTGTAGAGACGCCCGCACTCTGAGCACATATACTGTTGCTGGAAGAACAGAGAAGCCAGGTCTTCTTCCATAATGCCTGCaaacaggaaagggaaagagagagacgTTAGCAAACCAGTTGAAAGGGAGTGTGGGTGGATTTTGTTTATTCTATTcaattaatttataccccacctttctccccagtggggaaccCAAAGTCGCTCATAGAAGGAAACAGTTTGTTACACTCGTTGCACTGGTAACGGATCTGTCCCATGGAACTGACGGCCATTTTATCCTACAATAACAAGCAAAGCTCACAGCCAAATACTGCAAAAAGTAGTCCATATATTATACAATTACAGGTTCAATCACAGGCTGGCATTACCAGCGGTTGTGCATGACCTGAAATGACCCTGTGATTGGATCACTATCTCAGTATTGTACATGCGCCTGAGGAAGCTCGCTAGGAAACGGTGTGGATACCGGTCTGCCGTTGTGCTTTTCCATCAAATCATCAGGACTGGACTGCACTTCAATGCTGTGCCATGGAAGACTGAGCTGCGCTCTTGCAAATGGATAAGCCTTTTGGGAACAATCTTATTCAGCTTATTTTGTGAATGTGCACTACAATTTTTTCGGGTCTGCATATTGTGAACCGTGACTGTCTTTACAATACAAGACCATCAGTATGAATTTTATGCACTCAGAAGCACTttaataatatataaatatacaatgcTTTTTGCAGCATTTGGCTGTGAGCTTTGCTTGTTATTGTTGGTTGTACTGCATGGTCTCCTCTTGTGCAGTT
This region includes:
- the LOC132586168 gene encoding zinc finger protein 526-like; translated protein: MEEDLASLFFQQQYMCSECGRLYNTFEEVLIHQEDHLTEPYEPPAADATAAAAATTEVDAGPQQGNRYQCLECGCVLFSPDELLAHQEVHPREVPSQPPPPSPSAGQIRYQCNECNKLFPSTSLWLVHRQTHQKQEAAGESRLSVPSSRQMAPSPPVHQPAPQPSPPDSPPPPPQPAPPIHPYECSECACLFPTPEELLEHQGEHFTEIEKESGEAPEAATQETGSPHASATPGPEEPPAAIPPAPAFSCSECQQAFSTAEELRRHQQEHLSSTEEFLCGECQRGFTTAKRLLAHQRVHVDGTYECPNCNKIFKKAASLEQHMRIHKGEALYLCVDCGLGFSTEMTLIVHRKSHTANPLHRCHCGKTFSNMTKFLYHRRTHAGKSGVPPARGTGDQVPSQPPEAPTVSESAMNGSSSSSAPSPGTATEVPSAGFLCPQCGKAFSTHIRMVRHKRVVHVLERKHKCPTCGKKFKKLVHVRNHLRTHTGERPFQCSECGKTFVSQANLARHHVTHTGERPYQCQVCDKRFTQSSNLRQHRLLHAAANGEGPQSALHRAAHAGCLAFSCPDCDKCFPRRHLLELHRLSHSGQEPQRCSDCGVLFVLTSKLQEHRCGRRREHAAAQSYPCLSCGKYLGSLAKLAMHQLAHSGQRPHLCPICGKAFTTASGLSRHQQRHAGLRPHKCPVCAKSFVAASGLQLHQRIHTGERPFPCPDCGKAFRQATHLQEHRRLHTGERPYLCPDCGKAFVQSMHLAEHRRIHTGERPHPCPLCPKTFKTLSNLRSHRKTHTQLLVNQGVLQSSGAFAASAQPTYAIMCTEFGETIAIIESSEPLPLGGTIEIYEATLEGNIQVNAFV